The Armatimonadia bacterium genomic sequence TACACCAGGGGCTTCTTCCGCAATCCCCTCATGTGGGTTGGCTTCTCGATTGCGGCCGGCTACAATGCCCTCAACATCCTGCATGCCTACTTCCCCGGCGTGCCGGGGATTCAGCGCTATGTCCCGCTCGACCCGTATCTGCGGGAGGGGTGGCTGGCTTACCTGAGCCCGCTGACGCTCGGGTTCTCCCTGGAGATCTGGGGCCTCGCGTACCTGATCTCGGGTGAGATCCTGTGCTCCAGTTGGGTCTGCTACCTGCTGATGAAGATGGTGAAGGTCTTCGGGCTCAGCATGGGCTATCGGGCGGCTGGGTTCCCCTTCTTCCAGGAGGTCAGCAGCGGCGGGTCCATCGCCCTGGTGGCTTTCTATGTACTGGTTGCCCGCCCCCACTTGGCCGAGGTGTGGAGACAGGTCCGTTACGGAGGAGAGAAGAACGAGCCCTTGCCCTACCGCTGGCTCGTCTTTGGGCTGCTGGCGGGGACCGTGGGCATGATCGTGTTCTGGGCGCAGGCTGGGCTGAGCCCCGGCCCTGCGATCGCCTTCTTCCTGTCGATGTTCGTGTTTGTGATCGTGGCCGGGCGTGTCCGAGCTGAGGCGGGCCCACCGGTGGCGTGGTGCCATCCCTACGGGTACGATCAGCAGATGCCGATGCACATCCTGGGGACGCGGGCCCTGCGGGGCTTTGGCGGTGAGAAGCAACTGGGCCTGTTCGGTATCCTGTTCTGGATCGGGCGCGCCGCCTATCCGCACCAGGTCGGCCAGTACTTCCTTGACGGGTTCCAGCTTGCCCACCACGCCGAGGCCAAGCGCAGCCATTTCGCCGGGCTCATGCTGGCGGTGTGCGCGATCGCGCTGTGCATCACGTTCTGGTACCATCTGGACGTGGGCTACAAACTGGGGCAGATCCTGATTGGGAGCCGCTCAGGCGAGCAGAGCATTAGCTGGGGCTTCAACTGGTCGCGAGCCGAGTATGGCGTCATCCGCGCTGCCATCGACCGGCCGACCGGTCCGGACGTCACACGCATCGGCTTCTACGCGGGAGGGTTTGTGTTCACGAGCCTGCTCACCGTGGCGCGCACCCGGATCACGAACTTCCCGCTGCACCCGCTGGGCTTCCTCCTGGCGACCCTGTACGGCGACAACACCCCGTACTGGTTCCCGTTCTTCCTGGCCTGGCTGGCCCAGCGCCTGTTCCTGCGCTACGGTGGCCTGAAGATGTACCGGCGGTACGTGCCGCTCTTCCTGGGCATGGCCTTCGGACACATGCTGCTCGGCGGCTTCCTGTGGCGCATCGTCATCAACTACTTCATCGACCCGGCGATCTCCAAACGGTACTACCTCAACATGGGTGGTTAGGAGCCCGCGAGGCAGACCGGCCTTGCCCTCAACCGACCGAAGACCACGAAGGGTCCCGAAGCTCGTAGTGCGGGACCCGGTCAGGACGAGAGGAGGCCTGCCGTGAGACCGGAATCCGACCCTCCGTTCGTTCGCCAGATAGCCATGGGATGCTTCGGAGTAGGGCTGGCAATCGCCTTCATTGCCGCGATCGTTGCCTACCTGGTCTCCCACAGTTTCATCACAGCGATCCTCGTGCTGGCCGCGGT encodes the following:
- a CDS encoding DUF6785 family protein — translated: MTRSPDTHSQQNPHEETLQSLTFRAAVLAVVFTFAIYLLTTKPGFVRINWVPYTSPPVQPFFLLLLLQGFNVLLQRCAWLRRHIRPLTRAELFFIYAATCISLPMERGGYVIHYLTSGQYFATDANKWGAIFEQYPDWMVPKDEMVIKRWMEGSATGHIPWEAWKTPLSYWFLFQMMMVFTVMCLVSLFRRQWSEKERLTYPLLFIPLEITGGTASEGYTRGFFRNPLMWVGFSIAAGYNALNILHAYFPGVPGIQRYVPLDPYLREGWLAYLSPLTLGFSLEIWGLAYLISGEILCSSWVCYLLMKMVKVFGLSMGYRAAGFPFFQEVSSGGSIALVAFYVLVARPHLAEVWRQVRYGGEKNEPLPYRWLVFGLLAGTVGMIVFWAQAGLSPGPAIAFFLSMFVFVIVAGRVRAEAGPPVAWCHPYGYDQQMPMHILGTRALRGFGGEKQLGLFGILFWIGRAAYPHQVGQYFLDGFQLAHHAEAKRSHFAGLMLAVCAIALCITFWYHLDVGYKLGQILIGSRSGEQSISWGFNWSRAEYGVIRAAIDRPTGPDVTRIGFYAGGFVFTSLLTVARTRITNFPLHPLGFLLATLYGDNTPYWFPFFLAWLAQRLFLRYGGLKMYRRYVPLFLGMAFGHMLLGGFLWRIVINYFIDPAISKRYYLNMGG